AGGTGCCGCGTCCCATTTCGGCAGCGCGCGTCATCAGGTAGGTGTTCGGCGCCGAACCGATGCCCACCATGAAGATGCGGCTGCGGCCACGGCCCTGGCCGATCGTCGCGAACAGTTCCTGCTCGTTGCCGATGGCGCCGTCGGTGATGAACACCACCTGGCGGAGCGTGCCCGCATCGTTGGCATTGCCGTCGATGAGCGCCGCTTTCAGCGCCGGCACCATTTCGGTGCCACCGTTGGCCTGCAACGCCGAGACGAAGGCGCGCGCCTGGTTGAGATACTCCGCGTTGGCAGGCACCGCATCACGGAACAGCACGTCAAAGGTATCATCGAAGCGCACGACGTTGAAACGGTCCTGCGGCTTCAGCGTGTCGAGGCCCTGCAACAGGGCATCCTTGGCCTGCTGCATGGAGGGGCCGTCCATCGAGCCGGAATTGTCGATGACGAAGACCGTCTCGCGCGGCTTCACCGGGCCAACGGCGGCAACCGAGGGCGGCGTGACGGTGGCGAGCAGGTAATCCTTGCCCTGCACGGTTTCGCGGAACAGGCCCACCTGCGGGGCCGTGCCCTTGGCGGTCCAGGTCAGTTCAAAATCCCGGTCGGCCGGTATCTCGGCACCATCCAGCGCCAGCTTGCGATGGCTGTCGTCGATCGTGTCGATCTTCACCGTGTGATGGTGTGATGTGACATCCGCCAGCGCAAAACCAGCCGAGAGGTCGACGCTGATCGTCACGGGGTTGACCGGTTCGTTCTTGCGCGGGTCCAGCACTGGCGGCGAGATGCGGTCGCGGTCAGGCACGGGATCATTGACCGTGCTGCCGTAACCGTTGGAGCCGAAGTCCACCGTCTGCACCAGCGGCGCGGGATTGTAGCGCGGCGCCACCACCAGCGGCACGCGGAGCGAATAGGTGCCGTTCGACTGGTGAATGGTCTCCTGGTACTCGATCTGCACCACCACCGTTTCATGCGGCCCGATGTTGGCCACCGAGTTGGTGAAGATGTTGGGGCGTTCCTGCTCCAGCAGCGAGGCGGTTTGCCCGGCCGCCTTGGCCTGTTCATAGATGACCTTGGCTTCCTGCTTTTCCTTCACCTCGCCCACGATGACGCGGTTACCCGCCACGATCTTGAGCGTATCCACCGCCGCGCTTTCCGGCAGCGGGAAGACATACACGCCCTCCACCCAGCCGTTGGCCGGGTTGGTGAAACGCTGGGTGATGATGGTGCGGCCCGTGGGGCCGGAAATGGTGACGGTGTAGTCAGCCCCGAGCCTCGGGGCCTCCAGATACTTCCCCTCCCGCGATTTGAGGAGAAGGCTGCCGCTCGTCATGTCGTTGGGCGTGACGAAGGGCGTGGCCGCCCCGGCGCTGCCGATGAAGGCCGCGAAGGCCAACACCGCCAGCAATAACCAGGCGACGATACTGTCGATATGGGATTTGATCCGGCTTTCTGCACCGCCGGGAAGCGTCCTGCTCTGCACTTTTCGTTCCTCCGAGTTGAGCACCCTCGGATGTTTCAGTTACGGACAATTCCGTTGCGCCGCCAACGTGAACTCCGTCTTTCTTCTGCCGGAATCCGCCCGCTGTTTCTTGCGTATGGTGCCACTGTGCGGTTATGTACGGTTTTGTGTGGGGGGCCACGCACGGGAACGGGACATGTCGGACGAAGATCTCTCGGCGGAGGAGAACCGGGCCATCACAGGCCTGATCCGCGAGGAATTGGCCAAGCGAAGGCTTACGCGTGCGGCCCTGGCGGATGATGCGAAGCTGTCGCTCTCCACCCTGGAGAAAGCCATGGCCGGACAGCGGCCCTTCACGCTCGCCACCGTGGTGCGTCTGGAATCGGCGCTCGGCATGAAACTGCGGCGCACGGGCAATGGCCACGCCGCGGCGGAAATGGCGCTGGCGCCCGAATCCCTCGGCTCCTATTCGCGCCCGGCGGTGAAATGGCTGGAAGGCAGCTACCTGACACTGCGCCCATCCTTCAGCGTGACCAAGGGCATCTACGCCTACCGCACCGAAATCGGCTGGGACACCGCCCTCTCGCAACTCGTGTTCCAGGAAAGCGAACGCCTCGACACCGCCTACAAACAGGATGGCTATGTGTCGGTGCCGCACCAGTCCGGCTATATCTATCTCGTCACCAACAAGCACGGCCAGCACCGCATGGCGACCCTGTCACGACCCATGATCGGGGGAGAGATGTTC
The nucleotide sequence above comes from Hyphomicrobiales bacterium. Encoded proteins:
- a CDS encoding marine proteobacterial sortase target protein, with translation MQSRTLPGGAESRIKSHIDSIVAWLLLAVLAFAAFIGSAGAATPFVTPNDMTSGSLLLKSREGKYLEAPRLGADYTVTISGPTGRTIITQRFTNPANGWVEGVYVFPLPESAAVDTLKIVAGNRVIVGEVKEKQEAKVIYEQAKAAGQTASLLEQERPNIFTNSVANIGPHETVVVQIEYQETIHQSNGTYSLRVPLVVAPRYNPAPLVQTVDFGSNGYGSTVNDPVPDRDRISPPVLDPRKNEPVNPVTISVDLSAGFALADVTSHHHTVKIDTIDDSHRKLALDGAEIPADRDFELTWTAKGTAPQVGLFRETVQGKDYLLATVTPPSVAAVGPVKPRETVFVIDNSGSMDGPSMQQAKDALLQGLDTLKPQDRFNVVRFDDTFDVLFRDAVPANAEYLNQARAFVSALQANGGTEMVPALKAALIDGNANDAGTLRQVVFITDGAIGNEQELFATIGQGRGRSRIFMVGIGSAPNTYLMTRAAEMGRGTFTLISEVDQVKSRMEELFTKIGQPVVTGLAATIDGSATALTPSQLPDLYRGEPVLMMAEAPSLKGTLKVDGMIGDTPWSVSLPVSAAAQGKGISKLWAHRKVAEIETAATLNQITMEDANRQVLAVALTHQIVSSQTSLIAVDKSPKRPANQPLTRAEVPLNLPAGWNFEKVFGKDIPLPAPQSPKERDAMADAYVQLAVAEAPVSASAPQQVALPQTATPAGLLAILGGLMALLALAFHLLARAMTPKAA
- a CDS encoding helix-turn-helix transcriptional regulator → MSDEDLSAEENRAITGLIREELAKRRLTRAALADDAKLSLSTLEKAMAGQRPFTLATVVRLESALGMKLRRTGNGHAAAEMALAPESLGSYSRPAVKWLEGSYLTLRPSFSVTKGIYAYRTEIGWDTALSQLVFQESERLDTAYKQDGYVSVPHQSGYIYLVTNKHGQHRMATLSRPMIGGEMFGLLATLQSGKGATLMPIAVPIVLIPVRRFAEVPRFGLIKPEEADYAPYEKLLRRCINEPFIILQPE